The following coding sequences lie in one Mercenaria mercenaria strain notata chromosome 5, MADL_Memer_1, whole genome shotgun sequence genomic window:
- the LOC128557504 gene encoding uncharacterized protein LOC128557504 produces MDVVSAASALRSQLVALHNSDVTVSQLERSITSLGQQSLMSAIEDNQSQHLRLVLRLSVNEGVCQMFKQFSNRKWTEVQNTARSIKSSMEADDNEQTPPVMSSSPTEGSTGQDKAEEVWTSVFCELSRLD; encoded by the exons atgGATGTTGTCTCCGCAGCTTCAGCTTTACGCAGTCAGTTGGTGGCTCTCCACAACAGTGATGTTACTGTCTCACAGTTAG AGAGAAGTATAACCAGTCTGGGTCAACAGTCTCTGATGTCAGCTATAGAAGACAACCAGTCTCAACATCTACGATTGGTtctccgtctgtctgtcaacgAGGGTGTATGTCAGATGTTCAAACAGTTCTCCAACAGGAAATGGACTGAG gtTCAGAATACCGCCAGGTCAATCAAGTCCAGCATGGAAGCAGACGACAATGAGCAGACACCTCCAGTGATGTCATCATCCCCAACAGAGGGCAGCACAGGTCAAGATAAGGCAGAAGAAGTGTGGACCAGTGTGTTTTGTGAACTGTCTAGACTAGATTGA
- the LOC123557613 gene encoding uncharacterized protein LOC123557613 — protein sequence MDVVSAASALRSQLVALHNSDVNVSQLERSVTSLGQQSLMSAIEDNQSQHLRLVLRLSVNEGVCQMYKQFSNKKSTEVQNTARSIKSSMEADDNEQTPPMMISSPPGGRASQDKAAEVWTSVFCELSRLD from the exons atgGATGTTGTCTCTGCAGCTTCAGCTTTACGCAGTCAGTTGGTGGCTCTCCACAACAGTGATGTTAACGTCTCACAGTTAG agAGAAGTGTAACCAGTCTGGGTCAACAGTCCCTGATGTCAGCTATAGAAGACAACCAGTCTCAACATCTACGCTTGGTtctccgtctgtctgtcaacgAGGGTGTATGTCAAATGTACAAACAGTTCTCCAACAAGAAATCGACTGAg GTTCAGAATACTGCCAGATCAATCAAGTCGAGCATGGAAGCAGACGACAACGAGCAGACACCTCCAATGATGATATCGTCACCACCAGGGGGCAGGGCCAGTCAAGATAAGGCAGCAGAAGTGTGGACCAGTGTGTTTTGTGAACTGTCTAGACTAGATTGA